Part of the Bacilli bacterium PM5-9 genome is shown below.
AAGAAAAGTTTTATAAGAGAAATAATTGAATTGGTTGTTATCTTTGTAGTAATGTTATTTATTTTCAATTTTATCTTGATGTCTGTTAAAGTGAATGGAACATCAATGGTACCAACATATCAAAATGGTGATCGTGGAATAATGGTTAGAAGTTTACCATTCAATAAACCTGATTATGATAAAGTAGTGGTAATTGATTATAAAGATATTATTAATGAAGATGAAGAATTGATTGTTAAGCGTATTTTTGCAATGCCAAATGATACTTTTGAAATAAAAGGTAATAAAGTATATGTTAATGGTAAAGAAGTTGAAGATAAACATCGTGCTTCAGATGCAAAAATGCAAGATTATCCATTAACTAGACTTGGTAGTGATGAAATATTTGTTTTGGGTGATAATCGTAATGTATCAAAGGATTCAAGAACAATTGGTCCAGTAAAATTAAAATCAATTAAAGCAGTTAATGGTGTAATTTTTTGGCCATTAAATAAAATAGGATTTATGAAATAAGAAGTTAAATACTTC
Proteins encoded:
- a CDS encoding signal peptidase I (product_source=KO:K03100; cath_funfam=2.10.109.10; cog=COG0681; ko=KO:K03100; pfam=PF10502; superfamily=51306; tigrfam=TIGR02227; transmembrane_helix_parts=Outside_1_14,TMhelix_15_37,Inside_38_180); this translates as MSNEETNVVKKKSFIREIIELVVIFVVMLFIFNFILMSVKVNGTSMVPTYQNGDRGIMVRSLPFNKPDYDKVVVIDYKDIINEDEELIVKRIFAMPNDTFEIKGNKVYVNGKEVEDKHRASDAKMQDYPLTRLGSDEIFVLGDNRNVSKDSRTIGPVKLKSIKAVNGVIFWPLNKIGFMK